A single region of the Candidatus Marsarchaeota archaeon genome encodes:
- a CDS encoding Mrp/NBP35 family ATP-binding protein encodes MSEVNTVHPSFAGVLRQKERIKEKLSGIKNKIGVYSAKGGVGKTTVSVNFAVALASIGYSVGLLDADIDCPNVPLFMGIKERMDISQFPLKPLTKNNVKVASTAMIVDDTKKPIIWRGALIAKMLGDFFENTEWGALDYLIIDLPPGTSDSPLSIMQLLDMTGFVMVTTPAKIASINSIRSGLMVKRLGKPILGIIENMSDSALSKNTIEVANELGAEVLGHIPFDRRIADLEDEGRIPVLESDALRETFVEIIKKIKV; translated from the coding sequence ATGAGCGAAGTAAACACAGTGCATCCTTCATTTGCCGGAGTGCTGAGGCAGAAGGAACGCATAAAGGAAAAGCTGTCAGGCATAAAGAATAAGATAGGCGTATACAGTGCAAAGGGCGGCGTTGGTAAAACAACAGTATCTGTAAACTTTGCTGTTGCGCTTGCCAGCATTGGGTATTCTGTTGGGCTGCTTGATGCAGACATAGACTGCCCGAACGTGCCTCTTTTCATGGGCATAAAGGAACGCATGGACATATCGCAATTCCCCCTAAAGCCTTTGACAAAGAATAATGTTAAGGTTGCTTCTACTGCTATGATTGTAGATGATACAAAGAAGCCAATAATCTGGAGAGGGGCGCTGATTGCAAAAATGCTTGGTGACTTCTTTGAAAATACTGAATGGGGTGCCTTGGATTATCTTATAATTGATTTGCCACCAGGCACTTCAGACTCGCCTCTTTCGATAATGCAACTGCTTGACATGACTGGTTTTGTGATGGTGACTACGCCTGCAAAAATAGCCTCGATAAATTCTATAAGGTCTGGCTTAATGGTAAAAAGACTGGGCAAGCCAATTCTAGGCATAATCGAAAATATGTCAGATTCTGCATTGTCTAAAAACACCATCGAAGTTGCAAACGAATTAGGCGCCGAGGTCTTGGGGCACATACCGTTTGACAGGCGAATTGCAGATCTGGAGGATGAGGGCAGAATACCTGTTTTAGAAAGCGACGCGCTGCGTGAGACGTTTGTTGAAATAATAAAAAAGATAAAAGTATAA
- a CDS encoding OB-fold nucleic acid binding domain-containing protein: MKISDLKAGTGNVSLTATVIQKEEPREVVNKFGKRLTVANITLKDETGTINMSLWGDDINTVKTGDKIELSNCYVNEFRGVPQLSTGKFGKIKVVSSGASDGEGESEDSMDMPDLDEDSEDNEDQ, translated from the coding sequence ATGAAAATAAGTGATCTTAAAGCAGGCACTGGAAACGTCAGCCTTACGGCAACCGTAATCCAGAAGGAAGAGCCAAGGGAAGTAGTCAATAAATTTGGCAAAAGACTGACTGTAGCAAACATAACCCTAAAGGATGAAACAGGCACCATAAACATGTCTCTATGGGGCGACGATATAAATACCGTAAAGACTGGAGACAAGATAGAGCTGTCTAACTGCTATGTCAATGAATTCCGTGGCGTGCCTCAGCTCTCTACTGGTAAATTTGGCAAAATAAAGGTAGTATCGTCTGGTGCGTCTGATGGCGAAGGCGAATCTGAAGACTCAATGGACATGCCAGATCTTGATGAAGACAGCGAGGACAACGAGGATCAATAA
- a CDS encoding flippase-like domain-containing protein yields MKTQKNKSIWFTITNINSLSRKEYIKLIRRVAFFVGLGFIASFAVFIVIAVIGGIGHVFNIILSANMELYLLAFAAVFAGYLLRFIKWNYYIKKLKIHVPASKNFIVYMSQYSMNITPGKIGRVLVAYTLGRLTSIKTSTILPVVTIDIFTDFLGVGLLALISALYFDEFVIYVVIIDAVLTLPYLFILNDWFYNFIKRLFKKRRFIETFTLYGDEYFASQSTLNKPSTYLVSIAVTLPAAFLNAMALYFTLLAVGLAPHVVGSAFIESSSNLFGMITGIPGNIGVTDGSLVALIGTLFKTTAATSSAVTIMTRLATLWFGILIGGALLIYSFRYWTAPRRRKRQKA; encoded by the coding sequence ATGAAAACGCAAAAAAACAAGTCCATATGGTTCACAATCACGAACATAAACAGCTTGAGTAGGAAGGAGTATATAAAGCTGATTAGGCGCGTTGCGTTCTTCGTTGGGCTTGGCTTCATTGCAAGCTTTGCCGTATTCATAGTTATTGCAGTAATAGGCGGGATAGGGCATGTCTTCAATATAATTTTAAGTGCCAACATGGAACTTTACTTATTGGCATTTGCAGCAGTGTTTGCAGGGTATTTGCTGAGATTCATAAAATGGAATTATTACATTAAGAAGCTCAAGATCCACGTGCCTGCTTCAAAAAACTTCATCGTCTACATGTCGCAATATTCGATGAACATAACTCCTGGGAAAATTGGGCGTGTATTGGTAGCCTATACGCTGGGGCGCCTAACCAGCATAAAGACCTCCACAATCCTGCCTGTAGTTACTATAGACATATTTACGGATTTTTTGGGTGTAGGTTTGCTGGCATTGATATCGGCACTATATTTTGATGAATTCGTCATATACGTAGTAATTATAGATGCTGTTCTTACCCTGCCCTACCTTTTCATATTGAACGACTGGTTTTACAATTTCATAAAAAGGCTTTTCAAAAAGCGCAGATTCATAGAAACATTCACGCTCTATGGGGACGAATATTTCGCTTCACAGAGCACACTTAATAAGCCAAGCACCTATCTTGTTTCAATAGCAGTTACCTTGCCTGCTGCTTTCCTTAATGCAATGGCCCTATATTTCACGCTTCTTGCCGTAGGCCTGGCACCGCACGTTGTGGGAAGCGCATTCATAGAATCTTCAAGCAATTTATTTGGCATGATAACAGGGATACCCGGAAATATAGGGGTCACTGACGGTTCGCTAGTGGCTTTGATAGGTACTTTGTTTAAAACCACTGCCGCAACCTCTTCGGCAGTCACAATAATGACTAGGCTGGCAACGTTGTGGTTCGGCATTTTGATAGGCGGCGCGCTGTTAATTTATAGCTTTAGGTATTGGACCGCCCCTCGCAGGCGTAAAAGACAAAAAGCTTGA
- a CDS encoding glycosyltransferase family 4 protein, with protein MDICVLNQFFYPYYGGTEKVLLEIYSRLSKKHNITVLTSAIPGTEPNESVRGINIVRLKSRKINVPFAPLPLVAMDELNKKIIELDADAYHINNRYQYFGGTINAIKSQNKKLVLTIHNSLPKGIDFITDFGGLAYDVFWGRKVMKAADAISGVSENAVKVTVPKSMMDKARVIYNGVDYAAFRFREKSSKEVRSVIESLNFDPGPILLSNGRLTKQKGHEYIIKALGELAKEGMQINFIVIGKGPLKDRMLELSRRFGILDRVRIVEGISEGELPFYYNAADAFVFPSLYEPAGMALMEAMASCTPVITTGVGGIPEVVKDYGEYIIPKSSGDLKRAILKVLSSISEYRERASTCRETTIIKEHDWDKIANEYGSLFESLG; from the coding sequence ATGGATATTTGTGTATTGAACCAATTTTTTTACCCATATTATGGAGGAACTGAAAAGGTACTCCTTGAGATTTACTCTAGGCTTTCAAAAAAACACAACATTACCGTATTAACTTCTGCGATTCCAGGCACAGAGCCTAATGAATCAGTAAGGGGCATAAACATAGTAAGATTGAAGTCTAGGAAGATAAATGTGCCTTTTGCGCCTTTGCCACTGGTTGCCATGGACGAGCTTAATAAGAAGATAATCGAACTGGATGCCGACGCATACCATATAAATAACAGGTACCAGTATTTTGGAGGCACAATAAATGCCATAAAGAGCCAAAACAAAAAGCTCGTTTTAACGATACACAACTCTCTGCCAAAAGGAATTGACTTTATTACAGACTTTGGCGGGCTGGCTTATGACGTTTTTTGGGGAAGGAAAGTCATGAAAGCCGCGGATGCCATAAGTGGAGTCTCTGAGAATGCAGTGAAGGTAACGGTACCGAAAAGTATGATGGACAAAGCACGCGTAATATACAATGGCGTAGACTATGCTGCTTTCAGATTTAGAGAAAAGAGCTCAAAAGAAGTCAGAAGCGTTATAGAAAGTTTAAATTTCGACCCAGGGCCTATCCTGCTTAGCAACGGCAGGTTAACAAAGCAAAAGGGCCATGAATATATAATAAAGGCGCTAGGCGAACTAGCAAAAGAGGGTATGCAGATCAATTTTATTGTAATAGGCAAGGGTCCGCTTAAAGACCGGATGCTTGAACTTTCAAGGAGATTTGGCATATTAGACAGAGTAAGGATAGTAGAAGGGATTTCAGAAGGTGAATTGCCATTCTATTACAATGCGGCTGACGCATTTGTTTTCCCATCGTTATACGAACCTGCAGGGATGGCGCTTATGGAAGCCATGGCAAGCTGCACTCCTGTGATAACTACTGGAGTAGGCGGCATACCTGAAGTTGTAAAAGATTACGGCGAATATATTATTCCGAAGAGCAGTGGCGATTTAAAAAGAGCCATATTAAAAGTTTTGAGTTCTATAAGTGAATACAGGGAGCGTGCCAGCACATGCAGAGAAACCACGATAATAAAGGAGCATGATTGGGATAAAATAGCAAATGAATACGGAAGCCTTTTCGAAAGCTTAGGGTAA
- a CDS encoding sulfatase-like hydrolase/transferase, whose protein sequence is MQINNSSKAANKNIIVFLLDTARSDDVYGNKSLKNISNISKKAVVYRNAISPSTWTVPSHASIFTYKKPSEIPQVSKDFMQDSSIDPWYVKIKFLPDNAETIATKLRRMGYYSVLFSNNPFLTSYTNLAIGFDKIYDLWMQSNIKYNPKKAKFLTKFIKGGKRSRAAMYAVTSAITNLFPRPFLDKAYLKLRIKMDIGVARADGTYALDRGAIDTNAALKSYMENYYNYKPQFIFLNCIEAHENYPVADRSIIQDKWLYLSGILEMNDYVIKQLHSAYRKRLVYLDKQISKSIDILKENGILDNAKLIITSDHGQFFGEHSMLYHSMFPYTPVTNVPLIVADYEGGKIASSHRVEEDPISLSEMHNMIMNAAASKQYQNVQRGPVTSEHLGISEGWDSALLSHLGKRSVYASRIYKAKLAFNIRSTAINYKGFKLIHYFGMRKSELYKAEDSSEQEDLLQKYRGVAKRMAVFA, encoded by the coding sequence ATGCAAATCAATAATAGCTCAAAGGCTGCAAACAAAAACATCATAGTATTCCTGCTGGATACCGCTAGGTCTGATGATGTATATGGTAATAAATCATTAAAAAACATATCTAACATATCAAAAAAGGCCGTTGTATACCGGAACGCGATTTCTCCTTCAACATGGACTGTGCCTTCTCATGCTTCTATATTCACTTATAAAAAGCCATCAGAAATACCGCAGGTGTCAAAAGACTTTATGCAGGACTCTTCGATAGACCCGTGGTATGTAAAAATCAAATTTTTGCCTGACAACGCGGAAACAATTGCTACAAAGCTCCGCAGAATGGGTTATTATTCTGTGCTTTTTTCAAACAATCCGTTCCTAACCAGCTATACCAACCTCGCAATAGGCTTTGACAAGATCTACGATTTATGGATGCAGTCGAATATAAAATATAACCCAAAGAAGGCAAAATTTCTAACAAAATTCATAAAAGGAGGTAAAAGATCAAGGGCTGCCATGTACGCCGTTACGTCTGCTATAACCAACCTGTTTCCCAGGCCATTTTTGGACAAGGCGTACCTGAAGCTAAGGATAAAAATGGACATTGGCGTTGCAAGGGCAGACGGCACATACGCACTAGACCGCGGCGCTATAGATACCAATGCTGCATTAAAAAGCTATATGGAGAATTATTACAATTATAAACCCCAATTCATTTTTCTGAATTGCATAGAAGCCCATGAAAACTACCCTGTTGCTGACAGATCAATTATACAGGACAAATGGCTGTACCTGAGCGGCATACTTGAAATGAATGACTATGTAATAAAGCAGCTCCATTCAGCATACAGGAAAAGGCTCGTATACCTTGACAAACAGATATCCAAAAGCATCGACATATTAAAGGAAAACGGCATTCTTGACAACGCAAAATTGATAATAACCTCTGATCACGGCCAGTTCTTCGGGGAGCACAGCATGCTGTACCATTCAATGTTTCCATACACCCCTGTAACGAACGTACCTTTGATAGTTGCAGACTATGAAGGGGGTAAAATCGCATCTTCGCACAGGGTCGAGGAAGACCCGATAAGCCTTTCCGAGATGCATAACATGATAATGAATGCTGCGGCTTCAAAGCAGTACCAGAATGTGCAGCGCGGTCCAGTAACAAGCGAGCATTTAGGCATAAGCGAAGGGTGGGACAGCGCCCTGCTGAGCCACCTTGGAAAGAGGTCGGTTTACGCGTCAAGAATATACAAGGCAAAATTGGCCTTCAATATCAGGTCTACAGCGATAAATTACAAAGGCTTCAAGCTGATTCATTATTTTGGCATGAGAAAAAGCGAATTGTATAAAGCCGAAGATTCAAGCGAACAGGAGGATCTGTTGCAAAAATACAGGGGCGTTGCAAAGCGCATGGCAGTATTCGCGTAA
- a CDS encoding DUF929 domain-containing protein, translated as MDASKIKNNKKAIYSVIAFLIIILAGLAIYLNYAGAARTADIKFDNVAVTQSNMASLENISKNMSLADAIGLGAATNYPVSANTKINLSSSGKPEVLYIGADYCPFCAITRWGMIIAFMRFGNFSDLHYMTSSATDYSPNTATFTFYNSSYHSSYFSFVPVETLTNTYKTLQPLTANQTAIIDYFDVNGSIPFIDFANKTVQIGAESSPEVINPGGTNPYNWSYVISELNNPNSAIAQGIIGEANMYTAQICSIDGGKPASVCSQKFVSLGESLS; from the coding sequence ATGGATGCCAGTAAAATCAAGAATAATAAAAAGGCAATTTATTCTGTGATTGCCTTTCTGATAATAATCCTTGCAGGTTTGGCAATTTACCTCAATTATGCAGGTGCAGCAAGGACCGCTGACATAAAATTCGATAACGTAGCCGTGACGCAGTCGAATATGGCAAGCTTGGAGAACATATCCAAAAACATGAGCCTGGCTGATGCGATAGGACTTGGTGCTGCGACAAACTATCCAGTATCAGCAAATACAAAAATTAATCTTTCTTCTTCTGGGAAGCCAGAAGTCTTATATATAGGTGCAGATTACTGCCCGTTTTGCGCAATAACCAGATGGGGCATGATAATAGCGTTCATGCGCTTCGGAAACTTTTCAGACCTGCACTACATGACCTCAAGCGCTACAGATTACTCTCCAAATACCGCTACTTTTACTTTTTACAACTCAAGTTACCATAGCAGCTATTTTTCTTTTGTTCCTGTAGAAACATTGACCAATACATATAAAACATTGCAGCCATTAACTGCAAACCAGACTGCAATAATCGATTATTTTGACGTGAATGGCTCCATACCGTTCATCGATTTTGCAAATAAAACTGTGCAGATTGGCGCAGAGAGCAGTCCTGAAGTAATAAATCCAGGAGGGACGAACCCTTACAACTGGAGCTATGTCATATCGGAATTGAATAATCCCAACTCAGCAATAGCACAGGGCATAATAGGCGAGGCAAACATGTATACAGCGCAGATATGCTCTATTGATGGAGGCAAGCCTGCTAGCGTCTGCAGCCAAAAGTTTGTAAGCCTTGGGGAAAGCCTTTCTTAA
- a CDS encoding phosphatase PAP2 family protein produces MVLLIEAYKIGINIWAFEAAKLFVSPYMNFVMYWLAKSFLVVIPVLVIYMFLKKDMNVYSLVVLGILLYVISDTIKILTKEPRPCNIPYLDDVIKINYISCESTFSFPSNHASVLTGLAIFLKDYKYLRVAYIAWLLLILFGRVYLGLHYFTDILAGVGLSLLVAYIIYRGKGYINGLLNNIAKKIFPILAIKK; encoded by the coding sequence ATGGTTTTGCTGATTGAGGCATACAAGATAGGTATCAACATATGGGCTTTCGAGGCTGCAAAGCTTTTTGTAAGCCCTTATATGAACTTTGTGATGTATTGGCTCGCAAAGTCTTTCCTGGTCGTAATACCTGTTCTGGTAATATACATGTTCCTTAAGAAGGACATGAACGTTTATTCCTTAGTGGTTCTGGGCATACTGCTTTATGTTATATCTGATACGATAAAGATACTCACTAAAGAACCAAGACCTTGCAACATACCCTATTTAGACGACGTAATAAAAATAAATTACATAAGTTGTGAAAGCACATTCTCTTTTCCAAGCAACCACGCAAGCGTGCTTACAGGCCTTGCAATATTCTTGAAGGATTACAAGTACCTTAGAGTAGCCTATATCGCTTGGCTTTTGCTAATACTTTTTGGCAGAGTATATCTTGGGCTTCATTATTTCACTGATATACTTGCAGGCGTAGGATTGAGCCTTTTAGTCGCGTATATAATTTACAGGGGAAAGGGATATATAAATGGGCTTCTGAATAACATCGCTAAAAAGATATTTCCAATATTGGCGATAAAGAAGTGA
- a CDS encoding NUDIX hydrolase, with the protein MKTLYRGKIATVSTFKHANKELLRVAEPDVVVILPLYSGKVIMEKHYRPVLKKWLLELPAGHVDERESPSHAARRELMEETGYKAAHMALLFKGYINPGIMTTLSYTYVATGLEKSRYNKDKDEKLYIEKHSLSEVRRLIKSNMIIDKKTISAVLYYDEFS; encoded by the coding sequence ATGAAAACACTTTATCGTGGGAAAATAGCCACAGTAAGCACTTTTAAGCATGCAAACAAGGAATTGCTCAGAGTTGCCGAACCTGACGTTGTTGTAATACTGCCGCTATATTCCGGCAAGGTAATAATGGAAAAGCACTATAGGCCCGTTTTGAAGAAGTGGCTGTTAGAGCTCCCTGCAGGCCATGTTGATGAACGTGAAAGCCCTTCGCACGCTGCAAGGCGCGAGCTCATGGAAGAAACAGGCTACAAGGCTGCGCATATGGCCCTCCTTTTTAAGGGCTATATCAACCCTGGCATTATGACAACATTGTCCTACACCTATGTTGCCACAGGGCTAGAAAAAAGCAGGTATAATAAGGATAAGGATGAAAAACTTTACATAGAGAAACATTCGCTATCAGAAGTCCGCAGATTGATAAAGTCGAATATGATAATAGACAAAAAGACGATTTCGGCTGTCCTCTACTATGATGAATTTTCTTGA
- a CDS encoding citrate/2-methylcitrate synthase codes for MVEAAPVINKGLEGVYFTESRICKVDGVNGRLWYRGYTIESLAKDSCFEEVSYLLLYGKLPTKAEFEDFKSALIRSMDLEADIVGMIKSFAGRAVPMDILRTVVSSLSVYENGVYQDEASANIQRSIGLIGKAAAIVATIGRFLAGGNYIKPDMGLGVAANIIRMLTGVGDDKKAKMLDTMMVLHAEHSSNASTFCTIVAGSTLADIYSAVTAGISALKGPLHGGADEKALEMMKAIGTPENTEKYIDEALEGKQRIMGFGHRVYKAYDPRAKIIKAYLEDIQNDSNPEVQTLTAIALQAEKMMIDKLGKSKGIWPNVDFFSGPVYTYIGIPKALFTPLFAASRMPGWCAHMLEYWQDNRLLRPLDYYTGQLDLPYVPLDQRK; via the coding sequence TTGGTTGAAGCTGCACCAGTAATAAACAAGGGCTTGGAAGGGGTATATTTCACTGAAAGCAGGATATGCAAGGTTGACGGCGTTAACGGCAGGCTATGGTATAGGGGCTATACCATAGAGAGCTTGGCAAAGGATTCGTGCTTTGAAGAGGTCTCTTACCTATTGCTTTATGGCAAGCTGCCAACCAAGGCAGAATTCGAAGACTTTAAATCTGCGTTAATCCGCTCTATGGATCTTGAAGCAGATATTGTAGGCATGATAAAATCGTTTGCCGGCAGGGCAGTGCCTATGGACATCCTGAGGACTGTTGTGTCTTCCCTCTCAGTATATGAGAATGGAGTATACCAGGACGAGGCTTCTGCCAACATCCAGAGGAGCATTGGGCTCATAGGAAAGGCAGCAGCGATTGTTGCTACGATAGGTAGGTTTTTGGCAGGCGGAAATTACATAAAACCAGACATGGGCCTTGGAGTTGCTGCCAACATAATAAGGATGCTTACAGGCGTAGGCGATGATAAAAAGGCCAAGATGCTTGACACGATGATGGTATTACATGCTGAGCATAGTTCTAACGCTTCGACATTCTGCACTATTGTGGCCGGGTCTACGTTGGCCGATATATATTCTGCTGTGACTGCAGGCATATCGGCGCTTAAGGGGCCGCTGCATGGCGGCGCAGATGAAAAAGCGCTGGAGATGATGAAGGCAATAGGCACACCCGAGAATACTGAAAAATACATAGACGAGGCTCTTGAAGGCAAGCAGAGGATTATGGGATTCGGCCACAGGGTGTACAAAGCCTATGACCCCAGGGCCAAGATAATAAAGGCCTATCTTGAGGATATCCAAAATGATTCCAACCCTGAGGTTCAAACCCTTACTGCAATAGCGCTTCAGGCAGAAAAAATGATGATTGACAAGCTTGGCAAGAGCAAGGGAATCTGGCCAAATGTCGATTTCTTTTCAGGTCCGGTGTATACATACATAGGCATACCAAAAGCCCTTTTTACTCCGCTTTTCGCTGCAAGCAGGATGCCTGGCTGGTGCGCACATATGCTTGAATACTGGCAAGACAACAGGCTGTTGAGGCCCTTAGACTACTACACAGGGCAGCTTGACTTGCCATACGTTCCTTTGGATCAAAGAAAATAA
- the acnA gene encoding aconitate hydratase AcnA: MAQQHSKESFISKFSTSSGKEISYYSLPALSKAGIGNLARLPFSIRVLLESLLRNVDGKAITMDDVEALANWNAKGPGDKDIPFKVSRILMQDFTGVPAVVDLAAMRQYVSKNSGSAEAIQPIINVDLIIDHSVQVDAFNVVDAISINQKKEIERNKERYQFLKWASKSFRNFRVFPPSAGICHQVNLEYLATCVSLKEENGTTFAMPDTLVGTDSHTTMINGLGVVGFGVGGIEAEAALLGQPVSFSTPKVIGVKLTGKLNDGVTATDFALTLTRILRDYGVVNSFVEFFGEGLKALSLPDRATLSNMCPEYGATVAIFPPDEETLRYMESTGRSAEQIELVRKYYEAQDSFGIDYDKVVYTDTISVDLHSIIPSVSGPSQPKQQIPLQEIRSEFTKYFIKADGIKADEKISMEDYTRWSSESEAPENGPIKDIVTSEDSIKHVKIKYEDGHEEILSDGDVVISSITSCTNTSNPSVMIAAGLLARNALAKGLKVNTRKVKTSFGPGSRVVTRYLEKADLIKYLDKLGYELVGYGCITCIGNSGPLIDKQSEAINSHGLAVASVLSGNRNFEARIHRDVRANYLMSPPLLIAFGIAGTVLKDLTKEPLGTGSAGKPVYLKDIWPSNEEINDIMHKVITEDMFEKEYGSNIYDVNAYWNDLESTSESIYAWDQASTYIRLPPFFDSMDSSASSPKSIKDAAVLAVFGDSISTDHISPAGAIGVDSPAGKYLIEHGVKPQDFNTYGSRRGNHEVMMRGTFANNRIKNLMVGGKEGGYTIYLPEGKEMPIYDAAMKYKQLGKPLIVLALSEYGSGSSRDWAAKGPMLLGVKAIIAKSFERIHRSNLVGMGIIPVEFKQGQDYNTLKIDYTKPISIDISENMGPRAELTMHYTSKETGKETTATVKSRIDTPIELEYYKHGGILKYVLKNISGR; this comes from the coding sequence ATGGCCCAGCAGCATTCAAAAGAATCATTCATCTCAAAATTTAGTACATCTTCAGGCAAGGAGATATCGTATTATTCGCTGCCAGCCCTAAGCAAAGCAGGCATAGGCAATTTGGCAAGGCTGCCATTTTCCATACGCGTTTTGCTAGAGTCGCTGCTCAGGAATGTGGACGGAAAGGCAATAACCATGGATGATGTTGAAGCTCTTGCCAATTGGAACGCCAAGGGGCCTGGTGATAAGGACATTCCATTCAAGGTCTCTAGAATATTAATGCAGGATTTTACTGGAGTTCCTGCGGTTGTTGACCTTGCTGCGATGCGGCAGTACGTGAGCAAAAATTCTGGTTCTGCGGAAGCGATCCAGCCAATAATAAACGTGGATCTGATAATAGACCATTCAGTCCAAGTCGATGCATTCAATGTTGTGGATGCAATATCAATAAACCAGAAAAAGGAAATAGAAAGGAACAAGGAGCGCTACCAATTCCTTAAGTGGGCCTCAAAATCGTTCAGGAATTTTCGCGTATTTCCGCCATCTGCAGGCATATGCCATCAGGTGAACCTGGAATACCTTGCAACATGCGTCTCTTTGAAGGAGGAAAATGGCACGACTTTTGCAATGCCTGATACGCTTGTCGGCACGGATTCTCATACTACCATGATCAACGGCCTTGGGGTGGTCGGCTTTGGCGTTGGCGGCATAGAAGCCGAAGCTGCATTGCTTGGCCAGCCGGTTTCCTTTTCAACTCCAAAGGTAATAGGCGTAAAACTGACGGGCAAGCTCAACGATGGGGTAACAGCAACAGATTTTGCCCTGACGCTTACAAGGATACTAAGGGATTATGGCGTTGTAAACTCTTTTGTAGAGTTTTTTGGCGAAGGCCTTAAAGCACTCTCACTTCCTGACAGAGCAACGCTTTCAAACATGTGCCCCGAATATGGAGCAACTGTGGCAATATTTCCTCCTGACGAAGAGACATTAAGATACATGGAGAGCACCGGAAGGAGCGCCGAGCAGATAGAACTTGTAAGAAAATACTATGAAGCTCAAGATTCATTCGGCATAGACTACGACAAAGTAGTGTATACAGACACGATAAGCGTGGACCTGCATTCGATCATTCCTAGCGTTTCTGGCCCAAGCCAGCCAAAGCAGCAGATACCCCTGCAGGAAATAAGGTCAGAATTTACAAAATATTTCATCAAGGCTGACGGGATTAAGGCCGACGAAAAGATAAGCATGGAAGATTATACGCGCTGGTCATCGGAAAGTGAAGCCCCCGAGAACGGCCCGATAAAAGACATTGTAACAAGCGAGGACAGCATAAAGCACGTGAAGATAAAGTATGAAGACGGCCACGAGGAAATATTGTCTGACGGGGATGTGGTTATATCGTCTATAACTAGTTGCACCAACACAAGCAATCCATCAGTAATGATTGCAGCAGGACTGCTGGCTCGCAATGCATTGGCAAAAGGACTGAAAGTAAATACTAGAAAGGTGAAGACAAGCTTCGGGCCAGGCTCTAGGGTCGTGACAAGATACCTTGAAAAGGCAGACCTGATCAAATACCTGGATAAATTGGGCTACGAGCTCGTAGGCTACGGCTGCATAACATGCATCGGCAACAGCGGTCCGCTGATAGACAAGCAAAGTGAAGCAATAAACAGCCATGGCCTTGCAGTGGCATCTGTCTTGTCTGGCAACAGGAATTTCGAGGCAAGAATACACAGGGATGTAAGAGCCAACTATCTGATGTCGCCGCCGCTGCTTATAGCATTCGGTATAGCAGGGACAGTGCTTAAGGACCTGACAAAGGAGCCGCTAGGCACCGGAAGCGCTGGCAAACCTGTCTACCTAAAGGATATATGGCCATCGAATGAAGAGATTAACGATATAATGCACAAAGTCATAACCGAAGACATGTTTGAAAAGGAATACGGCTCCAATATATACGATGTCAATGCATACTGGAACGACCTTGAAAGCACAAGCGAAAGCATATATGCATGGGATCAGGCCAGCACATACATAAGGCTGCCGCCATTCTTCGACAGCATGGATAGCTCCGCATCAAGTCCCAAAAGCATAAAGGACGCTGCAGTCCTGGCAGTTTTTGGCGATTCTATTTCTACAGACCACATTTCGCCGGCAGGCGCAATAGGCGTAGACAGCCCAGCTGGCAAATACCTCATAGAGCATGGCGTAAAGCCGCAGGATTTCAACACCTACGGTTCAAGGAGGGGCAACCACGAAGTTATGATGCGCGGCACATTTGCAAACAACCGCATAAAGAACCTAATGGTTGGCGGCAAGGAGGGCGGTTATACTATATATTTGCCAGAAGGCAAGGAGATGCCAATATACGATGCCGCAATGAAGTATAAGCAGCTCGGAAAGCCGCTGATAGTCCTGGCATTAAGCGAATACGGCTCAGGGAGCTCAAGGGATTGGGCGGCAAAAGGCCCTATGCTGCTCGGGGTTAAGGCCATAATAGCAAAAAGCTTTGAAAGGATACACAGGAGCAACTTGGTAGGCATGGGCATCATCCCTGTAGAGTTTAAGCAGGGCCAGGATTACAATACATTGAAAATAGACTACACCAAGCCTATTTCGATAGATATATCGGAGAACATGGGTCCTCGCGCCGAGCTGACAATGCATTACACAAGCAAGGAGACAGGGAAAGAAACCACAGCCACGGTCAAAAGCCGCATAGACACGCCGATAGAGCTAGAGTATTATAAGCACGGGGGAATATTGAAATACGTCTTGAAAAACATTTCTGGCAGGTGA